A single Sporosarcina sp. FSL W8-0480 DNA region contains:
- the hemL gene encoding glutamate-1-semialdehyde 2,1-aminomutase codes for MGRNYEKSKQAFAEAVNLMPGGVNSPVRAFKSVNMDPIFMASGKGPIITDIDGNEYIDYVLSWGPLILGHADPDVVEAIKNVAETGTSFGAPTLLENELAKIVIDRVPSIEVIRMVSSGTEATMSALRLARGYTGRNKILKFEGCYHGHGDSLLIKAGSGVATLGLPDSPGVPEGIAKNTITVPYNDLESVRVAFEQFGDDLAGVIVEPVAGNMGVVPPEQGFLEGLRELTEKNGTLLIFDEVMTGFRVDYNCAQGYFGITPDLTCLGKVIGGGLPVGAYGGKREIMDHIAPAGTVYQAGTLSGNPLAMTAGISTLKKLTPASYDHFKKLGDQLEAGFREAAEKYNIPHTVNRAGSMIGFFFTNEKVINYDKAKSSDLQLFAEYFRLMAEEGIFLPPSQFEGMFLSASHTEEHIARTVEAFHKVFAQLAR; via the coding sequence ATGGGAAGAAATTATGAAAAGTCTAAACAAGCGTTTGCTGAAGCGGTGAATTTAATGCCAGGAGGGGTTAACTCTCCTGTCCGCGCATTCAAATCGGTCAATATGGACCCGATTTTCATGGCAAGTGGGAAGGGCCCGATTATTACAGATATCGATGGTAATGAATATATTGACTATGTCCTTTCGTGGGGGCCACTAATTTTAGGGCATGCCGACCCTGATGTTGTAGAGGCTATCAAAAACGTGGCTGAAACTGGAACAAGCTTTGGAGCACCGACTTTATTGGAAAATGAATTAGCTAAAATCGTAATCGACCGTGTACCTTCTATCGAAGTTATCCGGATGGTTTCTTCGGGAACTGAAGCGACGATGAGCGCATTGCGTTTGGCACGTGGCTACACAGGGCGCAATAAGATTTTGAAATTCGAAGGATGTTACCACGGACATGGTGACTCATTGCTCATTAAAGCGGGTTCAGGGGTTGCTACACTTGGATTGCCGGATAGTCCCGGTGTTCCGGAAGGTATTGCGAAGAACACGATTACAGTGCCTTATAACGACTTGGAAAGCGTGCGTGTCGCATTCGAACAATTCGGGGATGACCTTGCGGGTGTAATCGTTGAACCAGTTGCGGGCAATATGGGTGTTGTTCCGCCGGAGCAAGGATTCCTTGAAGGATTGCGTGAATTGACTGAGAAAAACGGCACATTGCTTATCTTCGACGAAGTGATGACTGGTTTCCGCGTCGATTATAATTGTGCCCAAGGCTATTTCGGCATCACTCCTGATTTGACTTGCCTTGGTAAGGTCATCGGTGGCGGACTTCCTGTCGGAGCGTACGGCGGAAAGCGTGAAATTATGGACCATATTGCACCAGCTGGGACTGTCTATCAAGCAGGAACACTGTCCGGAAATCCACTTGCAATGACTGCAGGCATCTCGACTTTGAAAAAGTTGACACCTGCTTCATATGATCATTTCAAAAAGCTTGGTGATCAGTTAGAGGCTGGATTCCGTGAGGCTGCTGAGAAATATAATATACCGCACACCGTAAACCGTGCGGGGTCGATGATCGGCTTCTTCTTCACAAATGAAAAAGTGATCAATTATGATAAAGCAAAATCATCCGACCTACAATTATTTGCTGAATACTTCCGTTTAATGGCGGAAGAGGGGATTTTCCTTCCTCCTTCCCAATTCGAGGGAATGTTCCTTTCTGCATCACATACAGAAGAGCATATTGCTCGTACTGTAGAAGCATTCCATAAAGTATTCGCTCAACTCGCAAGATGA
- a CDS encoding valine--tRNA ligase, giving the protein MSTENLSMPTKYEPQSIEAGRYEWWLKGKYFEAQPDSGKDPYTIVIPPPNVTGKLHLGHAWDTTLQDILIRMKRMQGYDALWLPGMDHAGIATQARVEEKLRDEGKSRYDLGREKFVEETWKWKDEYAGHIRAQWAKLGLALDYSRERFTLDEGLSKAVREVFVKLYEKDLIYRGEYIINWDPATKTALSDIEVIHKDVQGAFYHMRYPLADGTDSIEIATTRPETMLGDTAVAVHPEDDRYKHLIGKTVKLPITGREIPIIADDYVDMEFGSGAVKITPAHDPNDFEIGNRHGLPRVLVMNEDGSMNSLAGKYEGMDRFECRKTIVKDLQEMGVLFKIEDHLHSVGHSERSGAVVEPYLSTQWFVKMAPLAEEAIKLQQGEGKVNFVPERFEKTYLNWMENIHDWCISRQLWWGHRIPAWYHKETGEVFVGHEAPEDIENWNQDNDVLDTWFSSALWPFSTMGWPDLDNEEFKRYYPTDALVTGYDIIFFWVSRMIFQALEFTDQRPFKDVLIHGLVRAEDGRKMSKSLGNGIDPMEVIDKYGADALRYFLATGSSPGQDLRYSTEKVEAVWNFANKIWNASRFALMNMDGMTYDEIDLSGEKSVADAWILTRLNETIEQVTKLSDKYEFGEVGRALYNFIWDDFCDWYIEMAKLPLYGDDEAAKKTTRSVLAYVLDNTMRLLHPLMPFITEEIWQNLPHEGESITVAAWPVADASLTDSAKATDMKILVDLIHAVRNIRAEVNTPMSKKVPLYIAAKDEATVAVLESNRNYIERFCNPETLEIGVDISAPGKSMSAVITGAELFLPLEGLLNIDEEIERLKKELAKWEGEVKRVQGKLSNERFVSKAPEAVVEEERAKEKDYLEKKAAVERRIEELNEI; this is encoded by the coding sequence ATGTCAACAGAAAACCTATCAATGCCAACGAAATATGAACCGCAATCGATTGAAGCGGGTCGTTATGAATGGTGGCTAAAAGGAAAATACTTTGAAGCTCAACCGGATAGCGGGAAGGACCCTTATACAATTGTCATTCCACCGCCGAATGTCACTGGAAAGCTTCATCTTGGGCACGCTTGGGATACGACATTGCAAGATATCCTGATCCGTATGAAAAGGATGCAGGGTTACGATGCACTATGGCTTCCAGGAATGGACCATGCTGGTATTGCGACACAGGCGCGGGTTGAAGAGAAGTTGAGGGATGAAGGAAAGTCCCGGTATGATTTGGGCCGTGAAAAATTCGTCGAAGAGACATGGAAATGGAAAGATGAGTATGCAGGTCATATCCGTGCGCAATGGGCTAAGCTTGGTTTGGCACTCGATTATTCCAGAGAACGCTTTACGCTCGATGAAGGATTATCCAAGGCAGTCCGCGAGGTATTTGTAAAACTTTATGAAAAAGATCTGATCTACCGCGGCGAATATATCATTAACTGGGATCCTGCTACGAAAACGGCGTTATCGGATATTGAAGTTATCCATAAAGATGTTCAGGGTGCATTCTATCATATGCGCTATCCACTTGCCGACGGAACGGACAGCATCGAAATTGCTACAACACGTCCGGAAACGATGTTAGGGGATACGGCGGTTGCGGTTCATCCGGAAGACGACCGTTATAAGCATTTGATCGGCAAAACAGTCAAATTACCGATTACTGGACGTGAAATTCCGATTATTGCAGATGATTATGTCGATATGGAATTCGGAAGTGGTGCAGTTAAGATCACACCTGCACATGACCCTAACGATTTTGAAATCGGAAACCGTCATGGCCTACCTCGTGTTCTTGTAATGAATGAAGATGGCAGCATGAATAGTCTTGCTGGCAAGTATGAAGGAATGGACCGTTTTGAATGCCGTAAGACTATCGTTAAAGACTTACAGGAAATGGGCGTTTTATTCAAAATCGAGGATCATTTGCATTCGGTTGGCCATTCAGAACGTAGCGGAGCAGTTGTTGAACCGTATCTTTCAACACAGTGGTTCGTAAAAATGGCACCGTTAGCGGAAGAAGCGATTAAACTTCAACAAGGTGAAGGGAAGGTCAACTTCGTTCCGGAACGCTTTGAAAAGACGTATTTGAACTGGATGGAGAATATCCACGATTGGTGTATTTCCCGTCAACTTTGGTGGGGCCATCGGATTCCGGCTTGGTATCATAAAGAAACGGGTGAAGTCTTTGTAGGTCATGAAGCACCTGAAGACATTGAAAACTGGAACCAGGATAACGATGTTCTTGATACATGGTTCTCGTCTGCGTTATGGCCGTTTTCAACGATGGGCTGGCCGGATCTCGACAACGAAGAGTTCAAACGTTACTATCCGACAGACGCTCTTGTTACAGGATATGACATCATCTTCTTCTGGGTTTCCCGAATGATCTTCCAAGCTCTTGAATTTACAGATCAACGTCCGTTCAAAGATGTTTTAATCCATGGACTCGTTCGTGCTGAAGACGGCCGCAAAATGTCGAAGTCGCTTGGCAACGGTATCGACCCTATGGAAGTAATTGATAAATACGGTGCAGATGCATTACGTTATTTCTTGGCAACAGGTTCTTCACCTGGTCAGGACCTTCGCTATTCGACAGAAAAGGTTGAAGCGGTATGGAACTTTGCAAATAAGATCTGGAATGCATCCCGTTTCGCTTTGATGAACATGGATGGCATGACGTATGATGAAATCGATTTATCAGGTGAGAAGTCTGTAGCAGATGCATGGATACTTACACGTCTGAATGAAACGATTGAGCAAGTAACAAAGCTCTCCGATAAGTATGAGTTCGGTGAAGTCGGCCGCGCATTATATAACTTCATCTGGGATGATTTCTGTGATTGGTACATTGAGATGGCGAAATTGCCGTTGTACGGAGATGACGAAGCGGCGAAGAAAACAACAAGATCGGTTCTTGCTTACGTATTAGACAATACAATGCGTTTATTGCACCCATTAATGCCGTTCATCACAGAAGAGATCTGGCAGAACCTTCCGCATGAAGGGGAGTCAATTACAGTGGCGGCTTGGCCAGTTGCAGATGCGTCATTAACCGATTCTGCTAAGGCAACTGACATGAAGATTTTAGTTGACCTTATTCACGCAGTTCGTAACATCCGTGCTGAAGTGAACACGCCAATGAGCAAAAAGGTTCCATTATACATTGCTGCGAAAGATGAAGCGACTGTTGCCGTTTTAGAGTCAAACCGCAACTATATCGAGCGTTTCTGTAATCCGGAAACTCTGGAAATCGGAGTTGATATTTCAGCACCGGGCAAATCGATGTCAGCTGTCATCACTGGCGCAGAACTATTTTTGCCGCTTGAAGGCTTGTTGAATATCGATGAAGAGATTGAACGTTTGAAGAAGGAGCTTGCCAAATGGGAAGGCGAAGTGAAACGCGTTCAAGGCAAGTTGTCCAATGAGCGTTTTGTTTCGAAGGCCCCTGAAGCGGTCGTTGAAGAGGAGCGTGCGAAAGAGAAGGATTATTTAGAGAAGAAGGCAGCAGTTGAGCGCCGGATTGAAGAGTTGAACGAGATTTAA
- a CDS encoding ATP-grasp domain-containing protein, producing the protein MRNRGFIDDLMVHAAQLDITLKLLVDDEEPNRDADFILFRDRNLELSVKWESAGFRVINRSEVNRIANDKLKTFEFATLLGVPAVPTKRLKSVNDISDYPVILKTVDGHGGTEVHFCNAVDEAEQFLNTYQNRQLIFQPFIESNATDVRVFMLGEEIIGAVKRIGNDSFKSNYTLGGSVEKYILSSQQHHEARRIAKALKSDYIGIDFLILPDGSWLLNEIEDPVGARSLYATHDFSVAQKLMERINKRLRK; encoded by the coding sequence GTGCGCAATCGCGGGTTTATTGATGATTTGATGGTGCATGCAGCTCAGCTTGATATTACTTTGAAATTATTAGTCGATGATGAAGAACCGAATCGAGACGCGGATTTCATCTTATTTCGTGATCGAAATTTGGAGTTATCGGTTAAATGGGAATCAGCAGGCTTTCGGGTCATCAATCGTTCGGAAGTGAACCGTATTGCAAATGATAAATTGAAGACATTTGAATTTGCAACACTATTAGGTGTCCCGGCTGTACCTACGAAGAGGTTGAAATCAGTTAACGATATATCGGACTACCCAGTTATTTTGAAAACTGTCGATGGCCATGGAGGAACTGAGGTGCATTTTTGTAATGCTGTAGATGAGGCAGAGCAGTTTTTGAATACATATCAAAATCGGCAACTGATCTTCCAGCCGTTTATTGAATCCAATGCAACCGACGTTCGTGTTTTCATGCTTGGAGAAGAAATCATAGGCGCAGTCAAGCGTATTGGGAATGACAGTTTCAAATCGAATTATACTCTTGGTGGTTCCGTGGAGAAATACATACTTTCATCTCAACAGCATCATGAGGCACGGAGAATTGCAAAAGCTTTAAAAAGTGATTATATCGGGATTGATTTTCTGATATTGCCGGACGGTAGCTGGCTTTTGAATGAAATTGAGGATCCAGTAGGTGCAAGGTCCTTATATGCTACACATGATTTTTCCGTCGCGCAGAAGCTGATGGAGAGAATAAACAAGCGATTACGGAAATAA
- the hemB gene encoding porphobilinogen synthase has product MSQLHFRRNRRLRNSGALRSMVRETILKKEDFIYPIFVIEGENVKNEISSMPGIYQLSLDRLMDEVDEVVSLGIPSVILFGIPATKDSIGTGAYDEQGIVQKATRLIKEKHPELVVVADTCLCEYTDHGHCGVVHGEKVLNDPSLDLLAKTAVSQAEAGADIIAPSNMMDGFVIAIRQALDEAGFEDIPIMSYAVKYASAYYGPFRDAADSAPQFGDRKTYQMDPANRMEALREAESDVMEGADFLIVKPALSYLDIMRDVKNNVLLPVVAYNVSGEYSMVKAAAQNGWINEKEIVLETLTSMKRAGADLIMTYHAKDAARWLEGK; this is encoded by the coding sequence ATGAGCCAATTACATTTCCGTCGTAATCGTCGTTTGCGAAATTCTGGTGCGCTACGCTCGATGGTAAGGGAAACTATCTTGAAAAAAGAAGATTTCATTTATCCCATTTTCGTAATCGAAGGGGAAAATGTGAAAAATGAGATCAGTTCTATGCCAGGCATTTACCAATTATCACTTGATCGATTAATGGATGAGGTGGATGAAGTTGTTTCACTTGGAATCCCATCGGTCATTCTTTTCGGAATTCCTGCTACGAAAGACTCGATTGGAACTGGTGCGTATGATGAGCAGGGGATTGTCCAAAAGGCGACAAGACTAATAAAAGAAAAACATCCTGAACTTGTGGTTGTGGCGGATACTTGCCTTTGTGAATATACAGATCACGGTCATTGCGGAGTTGTACATGGAGAGAAAGTTTTAAACGACCCTTCATTGGACTTACTCGCAAAAACTGCTGTCAGCCAAGCTGAAGCAGGCGCTGATATTATTGCACCTTCCAATATGATGGACGGTTTTGTAATTGCGATTCGCCAAGCATTGGATGAAGCAGGATTTGAAGATATCCCAATTATGTCTTACGCGGTGAAATATGCATCTGCATACTATGGTCCATTCCGTGATGCGGCAGACTCTGCACCTCAATTTGGAGATCGAAAGACATACCAAATGGATCCGGCGAATCGGATGGAAGCCCTTCGTGAAGCGGAGTCAGATGTAATGGAAGGGGCAGACTTCCTTATCGTTAAGCCTGCTCTCTCGTATCTCGACATTATGCGTGATGTGAAAAACAATGTGCTGCTTCCTGTTGTTGCCTATAACGTAAGTGGGGAATATTCAATGGTGAAAGCTGCTGCACAAAATGGATGGATCAATGAAAAGGAAATCGTTTTGGAGACGTTGACAAGTATGAAACGCGCGGGTGCAGACCTCATTATGACATACCATGCAAAAGACGCTGCGCGTTGGCTGGAGGGAAAATAA